The Alnus glutinosa chromosome 1, dhAlnGlut1.1, whole genome shotgun sequence region TTCcccctcctttctctctctcattcctTGCAAGTGGCTGTACATAATGACATATGATATATTGTCAtgctatttaaaatattttaacaatgtGATTTATAACATTGGAATCAACAATATTAAATTCTCACTGTAAATAACTTATTtcaatttcaagtaaaatggcCAAATGGGCAACATCCTATTACAtatgacaaaagaaaatgttatttttactACACCAACACAACATGTGTATAACAtcccctcacatgaggatgtGACCCACATACTGAGCCCCACCCTCATATGACTATATGAGAGAGTGTTGTGCTGCTGTTGTTCTGCTCTAGAGtagaaatcatgttccaatGACAAAAGgatgtaaaaaaaacaaattcgaAGATGTCAAGAGCAAGGTTGGGGTTGTGTtgagaaatataatttttataataaaaaaagaaaaaaatcattttcaagctttttaaaaaaaatgcattttgatttttttttatagtaaaaaaatagaaaaaagtatttttttttgaggtttttattaccaaataaattaatatacaattttttatatattaaaaacactttttaagttttctaaCACATCCTTATCATGAACACAATTTGAATATTTTCTCTACGTGACTACATCAATTCCATCAAATACTTGTCGGCTAGCACACAAGCTTGAGATGACAGCGGTGATAGCTTCGCCTTTTTGCCTTTTGGCAAGCTGGAAATAAATAATTGTCGTTTCGTTTGGCCATTTCACaagccttttatttttcttggagaCGCGCGGTACTTATTTTACACGGAACGACATATCGTTTACTAATGAAGCCTCGGTTATTTTTACGCGTTCACTTGCTATTTGCTAAATGCAAGAGATGATGAAAAATATCACGTGCTAGTGGAAGACTCGAAGGAGAGTATCGGAGGCGCACTTGGCACCCGACAAACGTCACGCGACGTGGTGGACGTTAAATAAGTATATTCAATCTACTTGAGTCTCCGCCTCGATTCCGCAATACCTATATGCCTTTCACGGGCTCTGTCACCGTCCGCTAAACCCTTTCCACGTGTgcatcataaaaatattagGAGAACTAGATCCattctcttaatttattttacttgtgttgcaatattttttaattttttaatttatcatattaatttattattaggATTACAATGTCTCATTTCACaattcaaaataacaaaatattccgtataaggtaaaaaattcttaaaaaacaaaaaaaatattcataaaataacATAAGGTGTCACTTTGatttattctgatttttttttttttttttgttctccaaATTTCTCTGCTTGTGATTTGTGAACATAAGGCTTAGAATGTTACCTAGACGCAGGGAATTACAGCCCAACAACAGCTTTCATGACATATCGCGAACTGATAAGCGAGATGACCTATCACCTAGTTGATAAGCCAGTAGGCATCTCACTGATAGGTCGGTGTGAAACTGAAACCCTGCAAAACGCATCGAAGAAAGTGAGAACAAGtcgtctctctttctctgctttatctttttctatttttctcttggcaGCTTTTTCGTCCACAACTGGTCTCGTTGAGCGACAGAGCATGGAACTACAAACCCTAGAGGCCTCCACTCCCAGCACTACCACCATATTCCCACCATAAAACCCACCAGACTCCGAAAAACGCCGTCGCGCAGACTTCAAAGCTCTGAATTTCCTCACCAacagctctctttctctctctctctgctaaACCCTATCTTTGCAAAAATCTCAAATCGTACCCATCAGAGAAAGCCCATTTCTTCGAAGTTGAAGTCGGGGCACGTTCTGTGGGGGCGAAAATGTCGTCTTTGAGCAGAGAATTGGTGTTTCTGATTCTCCAATTTCTCGAGGAAGAGAAGTTCAAGGAGACAGTGCACAAGTAAGATTCTTCTTTGTTATTATTGTTGCTATTTCTCTTTTCTGGGCGTGTTTTTGGGTTCTGAATACGGTGTCGCTTTGGGGGCATAGGCTGGAGCAAGAGTCGGGGTTCTTCTTCAACATGAAATACTTCGAAGAGCAGGCTTTGGCTGGAGAGTGGGATGAGGTCGAGAGGTACCTCTCTGGGTTCACCAAAGTCGACGATAACCGATACTCCATGAAGATTTTCTTCGAGATCAGAAAGCAGAAGTATCTCGAAGCTCTTGACAGGtacttcaatctctctctctctctctctcggtatTTATATGTGTTTATGCTCTCTATTTTTTGGTTCATGTGGGGTTTTGCATtgcaaattaaattataaaaatatatgctTAGGCATGACAGAGCGAAGGCTGTAGAGATACTAGTGAAGGATTTGAAAGTTTTTGCTACATTCAATGAAGAACTGTACAAAGAAATTACTCAGCTTTTGACTCTTGAGAACTTcaggtaattttttaatttagtccGTCTATGTTATTTTGAAGTTGTGTTGTGTTAGATACCGAAAAAAGAAGTTGGGTTATGCAAAAGGGATGGATTTGATGGTTTTTGATACCGAATTATGGAATTTGAGATGTATTGAAGTTGGGCATTTGGTTAACGCAGGGAAAATGAGCAGTTATCGAAGTATGGTGATACTAAATCGGCTCGAAGTATAATGCTGGTAGAGCTTAAGAAACTTATCGAAGCAAATCCTCTGTATCGAGAGAAGCTTGTTTTTCCCTCCTTGAAGGCGTCTCGCTTGCGAACTCTTATCAATCAAAGgtggttttagtgtttttgatGTTCCATTATTGAATATGAATACTCATCTATAAATTGCATTATTGCGAGATGGATACAATAAATGTTTCCAACCAATGTGATACGTTCTGTTGGTATACACATTAGTATAACTTTTTGCGGCGTTGAGTCTGATTAATGTATGTTTGGGTCCTGAAGTATTCATTTATGGTTTATGCAGCTTAAATTGGCAACACCAGCTTTGCAAGAACCCAAGGCCAAATCCTGATATCAAAACCTTGTTCACTGACCACATGTGTTCTCCTGCGAATGGGGCGCGTGCACCTACTCCAGTCACTCTTCCAGTTGCAGCTCTTGCAAAGCCTTCAACTTATGCTCCTCTTGGAGCACATGGTGGAGTATGATCATAACTGTCCCAATGGCTAAATTATCAATTTTGATGACCATCTTTTTCTGGTTCTAACCTGGGATGCCTTTTGGTTTGTAATATATGTGTAGCCTTTTCCACCAACTGCAGTGTCTGCCAATACTAATCCTTTAGCAGGATGGATGGCGAATACAAATCCTTCCTCATCTGTTCAATCAGCTGTTGCTGCTGCTTCATCATTACCTCTTCTACCCAATCAAGGTTATGTCTTCATTGTCATTGGAGCTGCCATTGTAGCACTTGCAAATATGCCAAAAATTAAGACACTCAGTGTACCGAGTTACATCTAATTTGTAGTAGTGCTTGTTGccaagttttttattttgaaatacaATGTCAAATACCAAAGTAGTTTCTACTTATTTGCCTCCCCCCAACTCCTTACCCTTTTGAGTTGGGGTGTGACTGGGTTCCTGATCATTCTTCTATTTTGTCCAGTATTGCCTATAAACACTTCAGCAACTGTTGAAATGActgatcatcttcttcttcttcttttttgtgtgtgtggtTGTGTGCGCGCTCTCAAAAGGATGATCGGAGAACAGAACCTATTCTTAATTCTTTGCATTTTTCCATCAGTATAGCTCACCCCGGTTTACTTTTTCCTCATAACAGTCTCTGTTTTGAAGCATCCAAGAACACCTTCAAATGCTCTTGCAATGATGGATTATCAAAGCACCGAGCACGATCAACTAATAAAACGTTTGCGGTCTGCACAATCTATTGATGAGGTATTGTTATACAGAGCTTGGATTTGTTTGTATGCAGTTCTGGATGCTTTGTTCTGGGTTTTGTGGTTGTgcttttgaatattttcatcGCTTCTAATTACAATGTCtcttattttgtgttttcagGTCACATATCCTGCTCCTCCCCAACAAGCTTCCGCGTCACCTGATGAGCTACCAAGAACCGTAGCTCGTGCCATTCATCAGGGTTCAACTGTGATAAGCATGGATTTTCATCCTTCTCACCAGACATTACTTGCTGGTAAGATAAATGTTGACAATCCAGAAAAGTTTTACCATAATATAGATTTAAAGTTCCACCTTTATGTTTAAAGTTTTGATGTAGCTTCTGTACCCTGTATGACTTGTTATATATTTTGAGTAGTTGGTTGCGGCAATGGTGAGATTGCACTATGGGAAGTTGGGCTGCGAGAGAAGCTGGTATCGAAGCCATTCAAGATATGCGATATGGCTGCTTGTTCTGTGCTATTTCAGGTCTATATCTCATCATTAAGTTAAAAAGCTTAAACTCAACTTCttgaattacatttttaaacattttttttccaagtaCGGATGTTGATGATTGCCAGACTATATATAAGTGTAAAAGGCTGATACTGTTACCATTACTACTCTGATCAAGATAAACTTATGTGAACCTTTTGATTGGTCACATGATCTTTACATTAGCACTTAATAATGTATTGCTATTACATTTGCTGCTTCTATAAATGTTACCACTACTACTGCTGTTGTAAGTATTCTTAGACCCAATGATGCAAAGCATTGCGTCACTCTcgaggagggagagagagagagagagagagagaggggggggggggggggggggagatggCTGGCTTATTTTGTTGGAGTATCACATTGTTGCTAACTTGATTTTTGACAAATGAGAGATTCAACAATTGCAGCCACCATTTCTTGAGTACTGCGGATGACATGTTTATTTAGATATAAAATCAGCCCCTTGAGTCTGTAAGGAATAAAGCTGGATTGGAATCAAGTACCAGAGAAGGGATTGAGGCATAAACTAGCAGCAAGAGAGGGTGAGGGAGGGAGGGGTGGATTGCAATCAAGTACCGGAGAAGGGATTGAGGCATAAGCTAGCAGCATGATACGTTCAGAATTTTAGGGCTTACGTGGCAGTACACGTGGCAGTACCGAATCCCCAAGACAGCAgtgaataaggagtataatctccatatattatttccttaagtatttagtttaataaggaatgtattttccattagttatttccttcttagtttattttcctacaTTGTGTTATGAccgctagacctaatggttatgtcttatgacctagccgtcatctatttaagtgtaatcctactcaAGGAATAAGCAtgttgaatattatgaaaacctaaacctttttggttgttttggagatcaaggctctctcgaagtagccattggagatcacggctctctcgaagtagcctttatcaattttctttttttctttttactatttgattgcatcacaGCAAGAGAGGGTGAGGGAGGGAGATGGCTGGCTTATTTTGTTGGAGTATCACATTGTTGCTAACTTGATTTTTGACAAATGAGAGATTCAACAATTGCAGCCACCATTTCTTGAGTAATGCGGATGACATGTTTATTTAGATATAAAATCAGCCCCTTGATCTCTTATAATTTGTCAAGCATGCAGAGATCATTTAACTTACTTTCCATCAGGAAAATTTTGTAACCAACACTGATACAGGCAGAATTCGTAAACTGGATTTTGAGCCTCAAATCTGAGCTAGAATTTCGTCttgaaaaaaagttggaatTCCTTCCCATGACACCCAAACAAGGATTTTCTTTGACAATTTAAAATTCTGCAATGTGCCCAATTCCGCCTACAGATACCATCTTTGAGAATTACTAAATAAAGTTTCAGCCAACATGTGTGATTTTTTCTCTCCCTTCCCCTTAGAGATGGAGTGTGGGTGTTCTTGCTAATTTGATGGCTTAAAATATCTCTCTAATTTCCCTTCTTAAATTCTTCTATCCTCTAAATTATAGACGGATTACATTATCCAGTATCACCATTGCTGCTACTACAAGCCTTTATATTACCTCTGCTGTGACTACTGCCGTTTAATTCAAGAGATATATggctcaaaaaataataaaaaaataaaaaattcaagagaTATATGTATAAACTATTTGGTTGTCCGCATAAAtcctatttttttctcaaagtaGGTGCTCAATAAGACTTTAACTTTTGGCCTTACTACTTTTAGTAATTCTTAAGGGAAACTACAACTATTGCAGCCATTGCTACATCTGATGCTTGATCAACAAAGAGAAAGCATTCTTCccttagttttcatttttcaaccTTATGTGAGTTTTTTAACCCTTTAAATTTCCAACCTTTTCATCTTTGCCCAACTAGAGCTTTGCCGAGTTATTTGgaattgacaaaatcactttggaTATATCATAGCGTTTGCATTATTATTGCTTGGAAGCACTTTTGCTGTTGAAATCAACGAAGCTTTGTTTAGACCTTTCAGGTTGAATTACCTGCATCCTCCCCTTTCATGCTCTCTTCACTCAGGTTTTGAGGAAATGATTCTTATTCTTATGGGTTTGCCTTCCTCCCCTGTAAACCTTAGTACTGTTACTAGTATAACTCTTCTGTAATATCAATGTCTGTTTTTCCAAACTTTATGAGGAGTTTTAGGTCAAATTGTTTCATTTGTGGTTTCTGATCATGATTTATACCTGATGCTGGAAGAATTGGAAGCAATTAAAGGTTGAATGTTACTAATTAAGAGTCCCTTACAGGGTGCTATTGTCAAAGATTCATCAATATCTGTCAGCCGTGTATCATGGAGTCCTGATGGAAATTTGATTGGTATGTCCACTGAAATAAATCTAGCATTAATTGATGTGCATTTGTGCTTCTCTATAGTGCTTCTGTTGTTGTTGCAGGGGTTGCATTTACAAAACATTTGATACATTTGTATGCTTACCATGGGTCCAATGATCTACGCCAGCATTTGGAGGcatgttttaattcatttttttttttttaatatttatccaACAAGACGTTATTTGCAGTGGCAGAATGATGTTAGCACTCTGCTTTCTTGCAGATTGATGCTCATGTTGGCGGTGTGAATGACTTAGCATTCTCATACCCAAACAGGCAATTGTGTGTGGTAACTTGTGGAGATGATAAGTTAATAAAGGTAAGGGCCAGAAAAAAGTAGGTAgtgaatttatttttgttaacttgatgggtttttccttttcactgaatttataagaaatttatcaGGTTTGGGATTTGGCTGGAAGGAAGATTTTTAACTTTGAAGGTCATGAAGCACCTGTTTATTCTATTTGTCCTCACCACAAGGAAAATATTCAGGTTAGACAAATTATCTGGTCAAACTTTTGGTAGAAATTATTATAACATGCAAATTATAGGAGATCATTTTTTAGGGATGAgcttaattctttcttctttccagTAATACAAATTTTTGCTGCAATATTGGTGATTGGTCAAGGAAAGACTCTGTGTATGTCGATATTGCTATAGATTTCAGAATAGTGGAAGTTACAAAAACCAAAGTTGTTACACCTAATTGATGTGTATCCCTTACAGGGTACTGCATGAAAGATAGCGGAATAAGAGTGTTGTACTTTTCATTTTGTTCCATGCCTTGAATTCTgtcaatattattattggaaCGAAACAAGGCTGAGATAAACATATTTTAACTCAACAAAATGATATTTCTTGCTTGTATTTGAATCTTGCTGTTGCATTGAAGATGTGTCCCCCTCAATTCATGGTTTCTATCCATATCTTTGCAGTTTATATTTTCAACAGCTGTTGATGGGAAAATTAAGGCTTGGTTGTATGACAATGTGGGATCCAGGGTTGACTATGATGCTCCTGGACTGTGGTGCACCAGAATGCTCTACAGTGCTGATGGATGCAGGTAAGCGAAGAGCAAAATTTTAATGGTAATAAGTTATCCTTTTTTATTTGTGCGTTTATCATAAAAGGTGTAGAATCTGCTTCccaaaaaaatagatatatgaATTGAAAATCTCTCGCTCAAATTTCAGATTATTCTCTTGTGGGACGAGTAAAGACGGGGAATCTTTCCTAGTTGAATGGAATGAAAGTGAAGGAGCAATTAAGAGGACATATTCTGGGTTTAGAAAGAAATCTGATGGTGTTGTGCAATTTGACACAACACGAAACCACTTTTTGGCTGCTGGTGAGGAGAACCAGATAAAGTTTTGGGATATGGACAATGTGAATGTTCTTGCTAGTATAGATGCTGAGGGTGGGCTTCCAGTGAGTATTGTATATTGTTTTCATTAAAACATGCTCTAGTTTTTAGTCTGTTTTTTAATGTCATCATTGGGATAACTGCAGATTCTTCCTCGCTTGAGATTCAATAAAGAGGGAACTATGCTAGTTGTTACTACGGCAGACAACGGTTTCAAGATTCTTGCAAATGCTGATGGTCTCAGAACCT contains the following coding sequences:
- the LOC133880957 gene encoding topless-related protein 2 isoform X1, with the protein product MSSLSRELVFLILQFLEEEKFKETVHKLEQESGFFFNMKYFEEQALAGEWDEVERYLSGFTKVDDNRYSMKIFFEIRKQKYLEALDRHDRAKAVEILVKDLKVFATFNEELYKEITQLLTLENFRENEQLSKYGDTKSARSIMLVELKKLIEANPLYREKLVFPSLKASRLRTLINQSLNWQHQLCKNPRPNPDIKTLFTDHMCSPANGARAPTPVTLPVAALAKPSTYAPLGAHGGPFPPTAVSANTNPLAGWMANTNPSSSVQSAVAAASSLPLLPNQVSVLKHPRTPSNALAMMDYQSTEHDQLIKRLRSAQSIDEVTYPAPPQQASASPDELPRTVARAIHQGSTVISMDFHPSHQTLLAVGCGNGEIALWEVGLREKLVSKPFKICDMAACSVLFQGAIVKDSSISVSRVSWSPDGNLIGVAFTKHLIHLYAYHGSNDLRQHLEIDAHVGGVNDLAFSYPNRQLCVVTCGDDKLIKVWDLAGRKIFNFEGHEAPVYSICPHHKENIQFIFSTAVDGKIKAWLYDNVGSRVDYDAPGLWCTRMLYSADGCRLFSCGTSKDGESFLVEWNESEGAIKRTYSGFRKKSDGVVQFDTTRNHFLAAGEENQIKFWDMDNVNVLASIDAEGGLPILPRLRFNKEGTMLVVTTADNGFKILANADGLRTLRTIETRSNESSRAPTEMKVSSSAMVGNINPVVTKVERVDRSSPARPTPVLVCHITDNGVDPISRGVERQRSLDDVSDKTKPSELVEIVERVQCRAVTMPDSIDPANKVARLLYTNSGAGILALGSNGVQKLWKWNRNEQNPSGKATACVVPQHWLPNSGLVMTNDVPENLEDAVPCVALSKNDSYVMSACGGKVSLFNMMTFKVMTTFMPPPPASTFLAFHPQDNNVIAIGMEDSTIHMYNVRVDEVKTKLKGHHKRITGLAFSSNLNVLVSSGADAQLCFWSTESWEKRKSVTIQLPAGKVPVGDTRVQFHSDQIRLLVCHETQLAVYDASKMERIRQWVPQDILSAPISCATYSCNSQLVYSSFTDGNIGVFDADNLRLRCHIAPSAYLYQALSNSQTLYPVVITAHPQEPNQLAVGLTDGSVKVIEPSDSEGKWVAAVSVDNGIQNGRTGSSSNANNPAS
- the LOC133880957 gene encoding topless-related protein 2 isoform X2, which encodes MSSLSRELVFLILQFLEEEKFKETVHKLEQESGFFFNMKYFEEQALAGEWDEVERYLSGFTKVDDNRYSMKIFFEIRKQKYLEALDRHDRAKAVEILVKDLKVFATFNEELYKEITQLLTLENFRENEQLSKYGDTKSARSIMLVELKKLIEANPLYREKLVFPSLKASRLRTLINQSLNWQHQLCKNPRPNPDIKTLFTDHMCSPANGARAPTPVTLPVAALAKPSTYAPLGAHGGPFPPTAVSANTNPLAGWMANTNPSSSVQSAVAAASSLPLLPNQVSVLKHPRTPSNALAMMDYQSTEHDQLIKRLRSAQSIDEVTYPAPPQQASASPDELPRTVARAIHQGSTVISMDFHPSHQTLLAVGCGNGEIALWEVGLREKLVSKPFKICDMAACSVLFQGAIVKDSSISVSRVSWSPDGNLIGVAFTKHLIHLYAYHGSNDLRQHLEIDAHVGGVNDLAFSYPNRQLCVVTCGDDKLIKVWDLAGRKIFNFEGHEAPVYSICPHHKENIQFIFSTAVDGKIKAWLYDNVGSRVDYDAPGLWCTRMLYSADGCRLFSCGTSKDGESFLVEWNESEGAIKRTYSGFRKKSDGVVQFDTTRNHFLAAGEENQIKFWDMDNVNVLASIDAEGGLPILPRLRFNKEGTMLVVTTADNGFKILANADGLRTLRTIETRSNESSRAPTEMKVSSSAMVGNINPVVTKVERVDRSSPARPTPVLNGVDPISRGVERQRSLDDVSDKTKPSELVEIVERVQCRAVTMPDSIDPANKVARLLYTNSGAGILALGSNGVQKLWKWNRNEQNPSGKATACVVPQHWLPNSGLVMTNDVPENLEDAVPCVALSKNDSYVMSACGGKVSLFNMMTFKVMTTFMPPPPASTFLAFHPQDNNVIAIGMEDSTIHMYNVRVDEVKTKLKGHHKRITGLAFSSNLNVLVSSGADAQLCFWSTESWEKRKSVTIQLPAGKVPVGDTRVQFHSDQIRLLVCHETQLAVYDASKMERIRQWVPQDILSAPISCATYSCNSQLVYSSFTDGNIGVFDADNLRLRCHIAPSAYLYQALSNSQTLYPVVITAHPQEPNQLAVGLTDGSVKVIEPSDSEGKWVAAVSVDNGIQNGRTGSSSNANNPAS